TATAACGCAAGCTATCCTCTTCTATTAAGAAAGGAACTAGTCCTCCTTCAATTTCTAAGAACAGCGACTCTATCTCTTCAAAAGTTTCACCATACGCTGGATTAAACTTAATAATAACTTCTCCTTGTAGTCCATGGGTTCTCATAATATACCCAATGGAGATACATCTATTAATATCTATTTCACGACACATAAATCAACTCTTTTGTAATGTTTACCCCAACAAATAAATGCTGATTATTTACAAAAATAAAAAAGGCGATGGAAATCCATCGCCTTAATACCTTAAATAATTTATCTTAGAAGTTACTAATTATAAAAGTAACATGTCTGATCGATAAATTAAGCTTCAGCAGTATCTGCATCTGCTTCTGGTGCAACTTCTGCTTCAGCAGCAGCAGCAGCAGCTTCAGCAGCAGCATCTGCTTTCTTCTTAGCTAACTCTTGTGTACGAGCTTCTTTGATTTCAGCTTCTTTAGCCAATGAATCTGCTTTAACAGAGTCTTTAGCTGCAGTTAGAGCGTCTTTCTTAGCTTGTTGTTTCACAGCTTTAGCTGCTTTCCATGCTTCGAATTTAGCTTCAGCAGTAGCTTCATCAAATGCTCCTTTTTTCACACCACCAATAACGTGTTTCTTGTAAAGAACACCCTCCTCAGAAAGGATTGATCTTGCAGTGTCAGTAGGTTGAGCTCCCTTTAGCATCCAGTTTAGAGCTTTATCGAAATCAAGCTCGATGGTAGCAGGATTAGTATTTGGATTATATGATCCAATTCTTTCAATGAACTTACCATCACGTGGTGCCCTGCTATTAGCTACAACAATGTAGTAATAGGCATTTCTTTTACGACCGTGTCGTGCTAAACGAATTTTAACTGGCATAATGAAAAATGCTTAATAATATTAATTAATTAATTTGCGTTGCAAAGTTAATATATTTCCCTAATTATTCTATCCTTTAAATCTTTTTATTGCGTTAAAAAACAATATTCTATCCACATTTTCAAAATATTAGAATTGTGATGAGAGGATTATTACATTTTATTTTTACTATTTTTGTTTTGTATGACGTTTCGTGCTTCATAAAACTTTACGCAAAATATCGTTATGAGAATAATATTCAATGTTGTGATTGTATGTATCACACTATTTACCATGGTTTCATGTGGTGACTCTACTTCACTTGATTGGGATGTTGATATCTACACCAAAATTAGAAAGTCAGGGAATGACACTATTTATGCACTTTCAGGATATGCATATGCGTATCAACCTATGTCGAAGGTGTCTGTATCTACTCCCACTTATACTGATGAAGATGGTAAATTTGAAAATTCTCAAGAGATCTCTTTACGTAAATTTATTGGTTTAGATAACTCTTGGATTCTTCCTGGTTTAGACAGTGACTATAGTAAGACATATCCAATCATTGGGGACTACACCTTCTATGCTACAACAAGTGGTGGAGATGCAACATATACTAAAAACAACACCATTAGTAAGAAGGTAATACTTCCTACTAGCTTTGTTTCTGTTATATACGATGCAACATCAGACAGTTATAAGATAACATGGAATTGGATGAGTGGGGTGACGAATTATCGAGTGAACCTTTATAAAGGTGATCTATTGGTCGCACAATCTGGATTGACTAGAGAGCCTATTGCCACCATAACGATTCAAGAGGGGAAAGGTTTTAATGATGTTGCTGTTGCAATAGGAGATGCTGTAAACTTCGAGGTTGTAGGTAATGTTTACGAGACATCTACTTCTAGTAAGATTGAGATACAAGCTTCGATGGTTCAGTCCATTGTTTGGGGAGAAGACTACAATGCCCCAAGCTCTTCATCATCATCTTCTACGGCATCAAGTGCTCGATAGATCTCATCTATTTGAAAACCACGACCTGCGGCATATCGCATTAGTTTTTGCTTTATCTCCCATGGATCATCTGTTTTTAAACTTTTTTGTTTCTTTTGTAACAGCGAGATTAGTTTCTCATTATAGGATTCTTTATCCATCTCTTCCCATACCGTTTCAAAAGTAGACTGAGGCATACGTTTTTGTTGAAGATGAAACCAAATCTTCTGTTTCCCCCATCCATTAAAAGTCATCTTGTCTTTTACATAGTAACGAACGAACCTCTCATCATCCAAAAATTTTTCAACTATAAGTCTGTCAATAATTTCGTTCGCATCAGTCTCTTCAATTCCCCATTGTATCAGTTTCTTTTGAATATCGAAGCTGCATTTTTCAGTTCTACTACATAGTGCTGCCGCTCTATTCAAAGCTTGTTCTTTTGTGTAAGTTTTCATCTGATCTATTTTTTATAAACGGCTTTAATCATACGGTCGTTCCCTGATAAATCTTTTCTCAATGTAATATCTTTGAAACCAATACGCTTTAGTAGATGAACTGTATCATCACCAAGATATTGATTTATCTCAAAGAACAATAGGCCTTCATTATTCAAATGGTCATATGCATATTTTGCAATTTCTCTGTAGAATATGAGAGGGTCTTCATTGCTTACAAAAAGGGCCATATCTGGTTCATGTAGCAATACATTATCTCTCATTTCTACCTTTTCACTTTGTCTAATATAAGGAGGATTGCTAACAACAATATCCCATTTTCGACTCTTAATTTCGGTGGAAATATTCAGTGCATTGTCATGCTTTAATTCCACCTCTACCTCATTTTTAAGGGCATTCTCAGTCGCAACTTGTAACGCTTCTTCCGAAAAATCAATGGAGGTTACTTTCGAGTTTGGGATATTCTTTTTTAGGGTAATAGGGATACATCCACTACCTGTTCCAATGTCTAGGATAGACTGATGTTGGTGCACCTCTTGAATAATCCATTCAATTAGTTCCTCTGTCTCTGGTCGTGGTATAAGTACAGAAGGATTCACACGAAATGTTAGTCCATAGAAGTCTGCTTCTCCAATAATATATTGTAAAGGTTCATCATCTAGAAGTCTTTCGACTGCACTTTTAAGTGAGTTCCATTGCTCTTGTGATGGAGAGGTAAAATCTTTTGTAAACCACTCAATAGACGTGATGTCAAGGAGATGAATCGCCAATATTTTCATCATATTTTGTGCTTCGTAAACATCGTAATGTGATGCCAATGATCTTTGTAGTGAATTGAGTACCTCTTTCATGAAATTACTTTTCAGCATTTTATATCTTTGTCTGCAAAGATACAATCTTATCAGATTGTATCAGAAACTAATCATTTAATTATTGCTACGGTTCTTTTATCGTTATATACTATGGAATATCCTTTTAAAGTTGCATCGAGATATATGCATCGTGCCATTGAGTTGGCACGTCTAGGAATGAGTCGTGTTGCTCCAAACCCTATGGTAGGAGCAGTTGTTGTTTATCATGATATGATTATTGGAGAGGGTTTTCATCAGAGGTTTGGAGAAGCCCATGCTGAAGTCAATGCAATTAATGCAGTAAAGGATAAGTCCTTACTGAAAGATGCCACCATATATGTTACGTTAGAGCCTTGTGCTCATTATGGAAAAACACCTCCATGTGCAGAACTTATTATAAAGAGCGGTATTCCTAGAGTCGTTGTTGGGGTAACAGATCCCTTTGCTAAGGTAAAAGGTAAAGGAATTCAAATGATGAAAGATGCCGGCATACAAGTTGTTGAGTCTTTTTGTGAACCATTGTGTTACCAGCTGAATAGACGTTTCTTTACATTTCATAGACACAAAAGACCATATATCATATTAAAATGGGCTCAGACACTAGATGGTTTTATGGATATTGATCGGACTAAAGAGTATTATGGTCAACCAACTTGGATAACGAATGAGTTGTCTAAAGTGGCCGTTCATAAGACCAGGGTTGACGAAGATGCTATTATGGTTGGTACCCAGACTGCTGTGAAAGATAATCCATCTTTGACTGTTCGAGAATGGGCACAAGATAAGCATCCTCTTCGTGTTTTACTAGATCTAAATAGTCGTGTTCCTAGAACACAAGCTCTTTTTGATGGAGCAATCCCAACAGTAATCTACACCTATACCGAAGAATCATCTCTCCCAAATACAACGTTTGTTTCAATTGATAAAACCAAAGGTTTGTGGCAACAAATACTCTCTGATCTTCATGAAAGAAATATTCAATCTTTAATAGTAGAGGGAGGCCCTACGACACTGCAGTCTTTAATCAAAGAGTCCCTTTGGGATGAAGCAAGAGTCTTTTTAGGGCATGGCTTTTTTCAGTCAGGAGTGCGTGCACCCGAGTTTCCTGGAACGATGGTTAGTCGTGATTATCTTGATGATTCTAGTTTAATTGTTTTGCGTAGAGAAATAGACAACCATGAAAACTTGTAGAAAGTTATCGAACTAAATAGAGAAGTCTTCTTTTTCATTAAGAAGACTTTTGTATTTAAATTTCTCAGTCAAGAGGAGTATTTATCTATTTATACTTGCGAAAAAAGCTTCGAAATTTCATCTTCATAACACCAAAAAAAGCTTCGCCAAAAATACCACCACTCATCTTAGAAGTTCCTTCTTGTCTATCGGTAAATATGATAGGAACTTCTTGTACATTAAAACCATATTTCCATGAAGTGAATTTCAACTCAATTTGAAAGCCATAGCCCTTCATGCGTATTTTATCGAAAGGTATTTTCTCAAGCACTTCTTTTTTATAGCATTTAAATCCTGCTGTAGCATCCATTATAGGCATTCTTGTTATCAATCTTACATACATTGAAGCGCCATAAGACATTAATACTCTTCCTAATGGCCAATTGATCACATTAATGCCGGATATATATCTAGAACCAATTGCTAGATCCGCACCGTCCACACATTTTTGTCGTAGTCTGATCAAATCGTCTGGATTGTGAGAAAAGTCCGCATCCATTTCGTATATATACTGATAATTGTGTTTTAGAGACCACTTAAAACCATGGATATATGCTGTACCTAGTCCTAGTTTACCCGAGCGATGTTCAATAAAGAGACGGTCTTTGAACTCATCCAACATATTCGTAACAATTTGTCCTGTGCCATCAGGAGAACCATCATCAATAATTAGTATATGAAAATCATGTTCGAGATTCATGACATAACGAATCATCTTTTCAATATTCTCTTTTTCATTATATGTCGGGATGATAACGATAGAATCTTTCACGTGTCTTTATTTTTTTAATTGTTTCTACTTTTCTTATTCTATATCCTTGTTAAGATTACGAAACTTTTGTGAGAAAAAAAAGAGCTAATATTTTATTTCATGTTTTAATTTGACTTAATCTTTTGAGAGCTCTATCCTGAAATATCTATCTTGTTGACGAATCATGAATAGATAAAAAAAGCCTACTTTCATAAGGAAAGCAAGCTTTTTTATCGTTCGTTCGTAAAAAGTAATACCTATCGTAAAAGTTTTACTTAATTAATTCTTAGGGCGGCGATTGCCACCATTTTCTCTGCGGTTACCACCTTCTCTATTGTTACGTGGTGGGCGCTCTTTATAACCTTCTGGTTTTGGAAGAAGTGCTTTACGAGAAAGTTTTAGCTTTCCTGTTTTGCTATCTACCTCCACAAGCTTAACCTCAATAATATCTCCTTCTTTCATTAGACCATCCATGGTCTCATGACGTGACCAGTCGATCTCAGAAATGTGTAGAAGACCATCTTTTCCAGGAATAATCTCAATAAATGCACCAAATGCAACAATTGATTTTACTTTTCCTTTGTATACTTCTCCAACTTCAGGAACGGCAACAATACCTTTGATACGTGCTACTGCAGCTTCAATAGTCTCTTTGTTTGTAGCTGAAATCTCAACAATACCGTGTCCATCTTTTTCTTCAATAGAGATTACTGATTGTGTCTCTTCTTGAATCTGTTGGATGATCTTTCCACCAGGTCCAATGATCGCACCAATCATATCTTTTGGTACAGTCATCTTCACAATACGTGGAACGAAAGGTTTGTAATCGTCGCGTACTTCAGAAATTACCTCTTCCACTTTACCCATGATATGAAGACGTCCCTGACGTGCTTGCTCAAGAGCTTGTTCAAGAACTTCGTATGGTAAACCATCTACTTTGATATCCATCTGAGTAGCTGTAATACCATCTTTTGTCCCTGTAACTTTAAAGTCCATGTCTCCTAGGTGATCTTCATCACCAAGAATATCTGAAAGAACAGCAAATTTCTCGTTGTCTGTGATCAATCCCATCGCAATACCTGTAACAGGCTTTTTGATCTGAACACCTGCATCCATTAGTGCCATTGTTCCAGCACATACAGTTGCCATAGACGACGATCCATTCGATTCAAGTACGTCTGAAATAACACGTACAACATATGGATAATCTTTAGGGATCATTCCTTTTAAGGCACGATAAGCTAAATTACCATGACCAATCTCACGACGAGATATACCTCTTGGGGTACGAGCCTCACCAGTACAGAATGGAGGGAAATTATAGTGCAATAAGAAACGCTCTCTACTTTGAAGAGTTGCATTGTCAATAATCTTCTCGTCAGACTTTGTTCCCAAAGTAACAGAAGTTAGAGACTGTGTTTCTCCACGAGTGAAGACAGCCGAACCGTGTACACGTGGTAAATAATCTACTTCTCCCCAAATAGGACGGATCTCAGTAGTTTTTCTACCATCTAAACGTTGGCCTTCATCTAAAATACATCTACGAACTGCATCTTTATGAACATCGTGAAAGTATTTATTGATAAGGAAATTATTAATTTCACTATCTTCTTTACCTTCTGTGTAAGAAGAAACAAACTCTTCTTTGATCTCAGAAAACAATTGACTACGCTTATGCTTATCTGCAAGTCCTCTTGAGGCTACCTCATAGCATTTGCTATAACACTGCTCATTAACCAATGCAAGAAGGGCTTCGTCAGACTGTTCGTGACAAAACTCACGTTTTACTACACTTAATGTTTCTGCTAGTTCTGCTTGTGCAGTACATTGCAAACGAATGGATTGGTGGGCAAATTTAATTGCATCAAGCATCTCTTTTTCAGACACCTCATCCATTTCACCCTCTACCATCATGATGTTATCGTAAGTTGCACCCACCATAATATCTAGATCTGCCTCTTGCAATTGATCATAGGTTGGATTGATCACAAATGATCCTCCAATACGAGCCACACGAGCTTCAGAAATATATGTTTCAAACGGAACGTCTGAAACTGCCAAAGCTGCTGATGCAGCCAATCCCGCAAGGGCATCTGGCATATCACCCTCTCCTACTGAAAGAAGAGAGATCATTACTGCTGTCTCTGCATGATAATCGCTTGGGAAAAGCGGACGTAAAGCACGGTCAACCAAACGAGCAACTAGAATTTCGTCGTCTGATGGACGTCCTTCTCTCTTGGTAAAACCTCCAGGAAAGCGTCCTGCCGCAGAAAATTTCTCACGGTAATCTACCGTAAGTGGCATGAAATCAACATCATCTTTTGCCTCAGTAGAAGAAACTACTGTTGCCAATAACATTGTATCACCCATTCTTACTACAACCGATCCATCGGCTTGCTTTGCCAGTTTTCCAGTCTCGATAGAGATCTCTCTTCCATCGCCTAGATCGATTGTTTTAACTACAGGTTGAATCATAATTTCAAAAAATTAATAATCGAAAGATAAATGGGTGGGGCCTTTCGAAAACAGAAAAGAGAGGGCAAACCCTCTCTTTAGAAAATTATTTACGCAAGTTAAGTTCTTTGATAATCGCACGGTAACGCTCGATATCTTTTTTCTTTAGATAGTCAAGCAAGCTACGACGCTTACCTACCAACTTAATTAGTGCATGTTGTGTAGAGAAATCTTTGCGGTTTTTTTTCAAGTGCTCAGTAAGGTGAGCAATACGGAATGTAAACAACGCAATTTGTCCTTCTGCAGAACCTGTGTTTGTTGCTTTCTCTCCGTGTTTAGCAAAAATTTCTTGTTTCTTTTCTGAAGTTAAATACATCTTAGAATATTTTAAATAATGATACAATATCTACGCAGCAGCATTTTATATTATATGGCAACCGCGCAGAATTAACTAAAAATCGGCTCAAAGTTAATATTTTTTACCGACTCTTCTTCATCACAAACTTATTATTTTGAATAATTGTTTTGAATGCGCAATAAGGTGAAATACAGCATTATACTTATAACTCATTACACACCTCTATTTCCCTCTTTCTAAGGTCTTCTTAAATTGTCCTACTTGTATTATTGAACCTAAAATAAACACTTTGTCTGTTCTCTGTATTACATCGTTATTTTGAGGATTGAAGATATATTTACCACTTCTCTGTTTTATACCTACAATATTTACTCCTGAACGATCAACATTTTTTAACTCCTCTATGCTCTTTCCTTCAAATGATGGGCACATATAATTACAACCAATCTCCTCTAGAGAGACATCTTTGTTACTTTGGAGTAACACATATTCCATAAATTCTACGACATCTGGTTGCATTACCAACTTACTCATTCGTTGGCCTCCCATTCTTTCAGGCATAATTACGTTGTTCGCTCCAGCTCTTTTGAGTTTCATATCAGATCCTCGTTCAGATGCCCTACTGATAATTTTTATATTGGGATTCATCTCTCTTGCCGTTAAAACAACAAATACATTGTCTGCATCGTTGGGCGTCGTTGCAATAAGGGCTTTGGCTCTATCTATACCTGCAGATATTAGCACTTCTTCGTGCGTCGCATCTCCTTTTATGTATAAAAGTTCGGGATGTTCCTTTACATGATCAATAACATTATCTCGCTTCTCAATGATTACAAACTCTTGATTATGATCTAGTAGCTCTAAACATGCTTGTTCTCCATTACGACCGAAACCACAAACAATCACATGGTTCGTAAGTTTATGTATGCGTTTATTCACTCTATTATTTTTAATGTATTCAAAAAGTTCTCCTTCGACAATAAATGTTACTACTGATGTACCTAAATATGCCAAATTACCCAATGACATAAGTATCAACCCAGAAGTAAATAGACGACCCATCTCGCTTAAAGGTTTGATCTCTCCAAAGCCTACTGTAGATATCGTTATGATCGTCATGTAAAGTGCATCAACAAAAGAGTAATCTTCAATAACTTCATATCCAACAATTCCAAAAGTTAGTATTAGCATAAATATGGAGATTCCAATACGTAAAGTTTTGGTTGATTTATGTTTAAATTGATTCATCTATTTTATTATCCATTTTTTGGCTTGTATCAAATGTACCATAATTTTAAAAATTACCGACCTAAATTTTTGAATAATATCTGACCAATATCACATTCTAGACACCTGTGTTTTGAACAGTAGTGGTGATGAAGAGATATGAGTGCTTGAGAGTCCATTGCATGTTTTAACTTAAAACCTCGGTCACTCCATGTTTTGCTGATGAAATTTTTTTCATATGTTATCGATTCAAGCCATCGTATTCCTTTCTCTTTCCACTCCTGTCTATTCAGCCGATCTCCATAAACCATCATGAATGGAATGATTGTATTTATTACAATACTATTCATTGAGTTTTTGCTTAATTTTTTACTTTTTACTGCTCCCTGCTTACCAAACCGGAAATGACGAAGCCAATATTCTGAAGGGGTCACTTGATACATTGCTTCTAATTCGGAAACTTTCGTCTTCTCTACTGTCTGTGAGAGCAAATGGGTAGAGCTAGATAGCAGTGAAACAAACTGAGCAATTCTTAAGGTTGGAAAATTATATGGACGAGTCCGCATAAATTTCCACATTCCTCTATTTAGCGGCTTCAATTCATATTTGTTTTGAAGAAATTTATACTCCTCTATCAACCCTTTTTCCCATGTACTATCTCCTTTCGTTGGAAGAAGTCCTGATTGTCCAAAATATAGGGCTTCCAATCTTTGAAGACTGCTACGCTCTTTATATAGTATTTTAAGTGGTACTGATCTTGCCAACTGCTCCATAGCATCGCTATTAATTCTAAACCCAAAACTTCTTGCGAGAAGATAATAGAACACATGTTGCCAATCATTAAGACTCCATTCCAGCATATGAATCATTGCTTGGGATTTCTCCTCAATTCGTGAAATAGCATGTCGCTGAAGAATAAAGTGAAAGTGGACTGCAGAAATTTTGTCGGGAGAAATATCACATCTCAACCAATTGTTACAAGCTTGCCATGAATCTAGTTTATCGGTAAATTTGGGTAGCAACACAATGGCTAAACATGGAATCGGTTCTCCCCATCTATGCAAAACTTTTCGATCCTCTTTTAACACAACATGAAGGATAACATTTTCGTATGATGAATCCTTATGATGATTATGCTCATACCATTCGGAGGATCTGTTATGTATTTCAACATTTCCGACCCATAAGGTGCTATCTATTCGTATACGAGCTTGAAAAAAATCTGGACCAGAATCTTTATTTATATAACCAGGATGTAGTATCTCTATGGGTTTATTACAAGTAGTTCTAAGATTTTTATAATGAAAAAGTCTATACTGCCATGCCAACTGTATGTGATGTTCTGATATCTTCATTTCCTGACGATATTGTAAATAATATTACAGTTTAATTATCTACTTAGTACAAACAGACGTGGTATATTGTTTATGTTTTAGAGGAGGATACGTTTTAAATCTATAAAATATCCATGGAAGGGGGGAGGTGATAGCAATAATATGTGAAGCGACTGGGATCAAAATAGATACACTCAAACCAAAGAAATATCGGCAAGAATTGATTTGTAAAATATACCAGTTCTTGTCAATAATGATTTGAGATAGATGAATCAAATCAATTGGAAAAATAAGGGATGTCTTTTTTGCGTTGACATCCCTCTTATGCTATAAAGAGCACATTTTGTTAAAATTGACCTGCAATAACAGTAATTGTTTGGTCCTCTTTAAAGTAACGTTGTGCTATTTCAAGAATCTCTTCTGGTGTAACAGACTGTATGGTATGAATGAGTTTCTGATAATGATCCCATTCTAAACCGAATCCAATTAACGACTCAAGTGTATTTGCTCGTGCAAAAGGACCATCCACTTCACTCATTATTTTACTCATCATATAAGAACGAACCATATGCATTTCTGCTTCTTCGATCTTTTCAGTTCTCAATCGTTCGATCTCTTTATTGATCTCTTCTAATGCTGGAGTGCAAACATGAGAACCAACCTCAGAAAAAATAAACATGGCTCCACCTGCTTGGAAAGAGAGGTAAGATGCTCGTATACCATAAGTATAACCTTTATCTTCTCGTATATTCATATTCAACCTAGAACCAAAATAACCTCCAAGAGCAGTGATTAGAAAGCGCAATTTGAAATAGTCATCTCCCATTTTATTTGGAAGAGGAATTCCCATTGCAATAGCATTTTGTGATGCTCCTTTTTTCTCTATCTTCTCTGTTCCAAAAGTTGGATTAAAAGCAGAGGATTGATTCGTTGAGAGAGAGGTCTTTTCCCATGAGGTATTTCCAAAAAGAGAGCCAATACGATCTACGGATTCTTCATTTGCTTTACCACAAACAATTAAGTTAAGATCATTGGGACGATAATTTTCTTGATGAAATGAAATTAGATCTTCACGGGATATATGGTTGTAAACATCGATATCCTCGAAAGGAGCATATGGATGATCTTTCCCCATCAACATTCTGAAAAAGCGTCGTTGTGCCATCACGCTTACCTTCTGGCTATCCTCCGCAAATTTGTGAAGCCTTTTGGTCTTTAATATATCAAACTCTTTTTGTGGAAATATTGGATTGTGTATGACCGATTCTAGTGAAGGGAGTAATGGCTCAAGGTGTTTTGAAAGAGTTAAAAAAGATAATACACTATAGTCATAGCCAGGAGTGATATGTAGATAGGCCCCGTAGTAATCAAGTTGTTCTGCTAGCTGTTGGGCTGTGAAATCGGTTGTCCCTTCGGTTAACATTTTGGCTGTCATCGACGATTGCAGAGGTTTGCCTGCCGCCTTGAGGCCTGCATGAAACATGACATCAATCTTAATAAGGTCTTGTTCTCCTGCCACCAAATTATGAAGAAGCGTGCCATTCTTAAGACTTTTGGTCTCTACATTAGGGAGATCAATACGACTAACAGGCTTATGTGATGGTGCTTTAGTTCTAAAATTAGACATGGATTATGACTCTTTTGTTGTGTTACTTAAATAGAATATTTCATTACAGTTATCTTCTGTAAAGGTCTCATGAGCAAACTCTTGGAGCTGTTCTCCAGTTATTTCACGGTACTTATCCACTTGTGTGTTGATCAAGTCGATATCCCCAGATAGTTCATATGCTGCTAGTTGCATCGCTTTATCCAAATAGCTGCTTTCAGAGTATAGGAGGTTTGCTTCGAATTTATTTTTGATCTTTTCTAACTCTCGTGTTACAATTTTATTATTCTTTAGTGCTTCCAGCTCTTCAAAGACTGCCTTTTTTGCCTCTTCAAGATCCACTCCATCAGATGGTTTTCCTATGATAAGAAATAGTCCTGGATCTTCTTCTCCTGAAATGAAAGCATCGATGTCGATAAAAAGTTGCTTCTCTACAACCAACTTCTGGTAGAAACGAGAAGAATTTCCAGAAGCAAGAATATCTGAAGTGAAATCACCACAACGATAATTAGTCGTGTTTTTGGCTCCCATATGCCAACTCCAAATCAACATATTGTTCGGAACATCCCTATAAACCGTTTCTGTTTTAAATCCTTTTTGTTTTGGTTCAGATGGATAATTTCGAGGCTTGATAGCTCGTGAAGGAATCGATCCAAACCATTTTTCTGCTAAAGATACTATTTGATCGAACTCTACATTTCCCGATGCAACAAGAATTGCATTATTGGGTGCGTAGTGTTCGTAAAAAAATGTCTTCACATCTTCCAATGTCGAATCTTCAATATGTTTTATCTCTTTTCCTATGGTAGGCCATTGGTATGGATGCTTCTCATATGCCTGCTTACGAATTAAATGCCAAATATCCCCATAA
The Prolixibacteraceae bacterium DNA segment above includes these coding regions:
- the prmC gene encoding peptide chain release factor N(5)-glutamine methyltransferase is translated as MKEVLNSLQRSLASHYDVYEAQNMMKILAIHLLDITSIEWFTKDFTSPSQEQWNSLKSAVERLLDDEPLQYIIGEADFYGLTFRVNPSVLIPRPETEELIEWIIQEVHQHQSILDIGTGSGCIPITLKKNIPNSKVTSIDFSEEALQVATENALKNEVEVELKHDNALNISTEIKSRKWDIVVSNPPYIRQSEKVEMRDNVLLHEPDMALFVSNEDPLIFYREIAKYAYDHLNNEGLLFFEINQYLGDDTVHLLKRIGFKDITLRKDLSGNDRMIKAVYKK
- the ribD gene encoding bifunctional diaminohydroxyphosphoribosylaminopyrimidine deaminase/5-amino-6-(5-phosphoribosylamino)uracil reductase RibD, yielding MEYPFKVASRYMHRAIELARLGMSRVAPNPMVGAVVVYHDMIIGEGFHQRFGEAHAEVNAINAVKDKSLLKDATIYVTLEPCAHYGKTPPCAELIIKSGIPRVVVGVTDPFAKVKGKGIQMMKDAGIQVVESFCEPLCYQLNRRFFTFHRHKRPYIILKWAQTLDGFMDIDRTKEYYGQPTWITNELSKVAVHKTRVDEDAIMVGTQTAVKDNPSLTVREWAQDKHPLRVLLDLNSRVPRTQALFDGAIPTVIYTYTEESSLPNTTFVSIDKTKGLWQQILSDLHERNIQSLIVEGGPTTLQSLIKESLWDEARVFLGHGFFQSGVRAPEFPGTMVSRDYLDDSSLIVLRREIDNHENL
- a CDS encoding 30S ribosomal protein S16, yielding MPVKIRLARHGRKRNAYYYIVVANSRAPRDGKFIERIGSYNPNTNPATIELDFDKALNWMLKGAQPTDTARSILSEEGVLYKKHVIGGVKKGAFDEATAEAKFEAWKAAKAVKQQAKKDALTAAKDSVKADSLAKEAEIKEARTQELAKKKADAAAEAAAAAAEAEVAPEADADTAEA
- a CDS encoding NAD-binding protein; translation: MNQFKHKSTKTLRIGISIFMLILTFGIVGYEVIEDYSFVDALYMTIITISTVGFGEIKPLSEMGRLFTSGLILMSLGNLAYLGTSVVTFIVEGELFEYIKNNRVNKRIHKLTNHVIVCGFGRNGEQACLELLDHNQEFVIIEKRDNVIDHVKEHPELLYIKGDATHEEVLISAGIDRAKALIATTPNDADNVFVVLTAREMNPNIKIISRASERGSDMKLKRAGANNVIMPERMGGQRMSKLVMQPDVVEFMEYVLLQSNKDVSLEEIGCNYMCPSFEGKSIEELKNVDRSGVNIVGIKQRSGKYIFNPQNNDVIQRTDKVFILGSIIQVGQFKKTLERGK
- a CDS encoding RecX family transcriptional regulator; the protein is MKTYTKEQALNRAAALCSRTEKCSFDIQKKLIQWGIEETDANEIIDRLIVEKFLDDERFVRYYVKDKMTFNGWGKQKIWFHLQQKRMPQSTFETVWEEMDKESYNEKLISLLQKKQKSLKTDDPWEIKQKLMRYAAGRGFQIDEIYRALDAVEDDDEELGAL
- the pnp gene encoding polyribonucleotide nucleotidyltransferase, whose protein sequence is MIQPVVKTIDLGDGREISIETGKLAKQADGSVVVRMGDTMLLATVVSSTEAKDDVDFMPLTVDYREKFSAAGRFPGGFTKREGRPSDDEILVARLVDRALRPLFPSDYHAETAVMISLLSVGEGDMPDALAGLAASAALAVSDVPFETYISEARVARIGGSFVINPTYDQLQEADLDIMVGATYDNIMMVEGEMDEVSEKEMLDAIKFAHQSIRLQCTAQAELAETLSVVKREFCHEQSDEALLALVNEQCYSKCYEVASRGLADKHKRSQLFSEIKEEFVSSYTEGKEDSEINNFLINKYFHDVHKDAVRRCILDEGQRLDGRKTTEIRPIWGEVDYLPRVHGSAVFTRGETQSLTSVTLGTKSDEKIIDNATLQSRERFLLHYNFPPFCTGEARTPRGISRREIGHGNLAYRALKGMIPKDYPYVVRVISDVLESNGSSSMATVCAGTMALMDAGVQIKKPVTGIAMGLITDNEKFAVLSDILGDEDHLGDMDFKVTGTKDGITATQMDIKVDGLPYEVLEQALEQARQGRLHIMGKVEEVISEVRDDYKPFVPRIVKMTVPKDMIGAIIGPGGKIIQQIQEETQSVISIEEKDGHGIVEISATNKETIEAAVARIKGIVAVPEVGEVYKGKVKSIVAFGAFIEIIPGKDGLLHISEIDWSRHETMDGLMKEGDIIEVKLVEVDSKTGKLKLSRKALLPKPEGYKERPPRNNREGGNRRENGGNRRPKN
- the rpsO gene encoding 30S ribosomal protein S15 translates to MYLTSEKKQEIFAKHGEKATNTGSAEGQIALFTFRIAHLTEHLKKNRKDFSTQHALIKLVGKRRSLLDYLKKKDIERYRAIIKELNLRK
- a CDS encoding polyprenol monophosphomannose synthase — encoded protein: MIRYVMNLEHDFHILIIDDGSPDGTGQIVTNMLDEFKDRLFIEHRSGKLGLGTAYIHGFKWSLKHNYQYIYEMDADFSHNPDDLIRLRQKCVDGADLAIGSRYISGINVINWPLGRVLMSYGASMYVRLITRMPIMDATAGFKCYKKEVLEKIPFDKIRMKGYGFQIELKFTSWKYGFNVQEVPIIFTDRQEGTSKMSGGIFGEAFFGVMKMKFRSFFRKYK